One Prochlorococcus marinus XMU1410 genomic window carries:
- a CDS encoding DUF1651 domain-containing protein — MDKFTLINMDRSRIKVFEPFEDVSKPSPSIDAMMISYGCVYKRSSKPVMKGSRVETIESARKEYKELLEEGWKKTSIFNSYF, encoded by the coding sequence ATGGACAAATTTACGTTGATAAATATGGATAGATCAAGGATAAAAGTTTTTGAACCATTTGAGGATGTATCTAAACCTTCTCCTTCTATTGATGCAATGATGATTTCCTATGGTTGTGTTTATAAGAGAAGTAGTAAACCAGTTATGAAGGGAAGCAGAGTGGAAACTATCGAATCAGCCAGGAAAGAATATAAGGAATTATTAGAGGAAGGATGGAAGAAAACAAGTATCTTCAATAGCTACTTTTAG